In Coturnix japonica isolate 7356 unplaced genomic scaffold, Coturnix japonica 2.1 chrUnrandom669, whole genome shotgun sequence, the DNA window NNNNNNNNNNNNNNNNNNNNNNNNNNNNNNNNNNNNNNNNNNNNNNNNNNNNNNNNNNNNNNNNNNNNNNNNNNNNNNNNNNNNNNNNNNNNNNNNNNNNNNNNNNNNNNNNNNNGTAATTTTGGGGTCTAGAAGCAGGATTTGGGCTcagaaagggggattttgggcTCAGAAAGGGGGTTTTTGGGCTCCtaaagtgggattttggggtcagaaagggggattttggggcaaTTTTGGGGTCTAGAAGCCGGATTTGGGCTCAAAAAGTCtgtttttggggtcagaaaggggctttttggggtcaaaaaggggCTTTTTGGGGTAATTTGGGGGTCTAGAATCCGAATTTGGGCTCAAAAAGTCCATTTTTGGGCTGCAAAAGGCATTTTTTGGTCCTTACCTTCCCTCCTCATGCCGCTGGCCAGGCACTTCTGGTAGCGGCAGTACTGGCAGCGGTTGCGTTGCCGTTTGTCCACCACGCAGTCGCGGTTGTCGCGGCAGCTGTAGCTCAAATCCTTACGGATGGTGCGTTTAAAGAAACCCTTACAGCCCTCGCAGCTGTACACGCCGTAGTGCTTGCctatggggggcaatggggttgTTAGTAGGGTCATTAgtagggtctattagggtctattagggtcatcattggggtctattggggtctattggggtcattattggggtctattggggtctacTGGGGTTGTAAGGATcgtcattggggtctattggggtcatAGGAGTCATCACTGGGGTCTATTGGAGCCAtcattggggtcattagggacattagggtctattagggtcatcattggggtctattgggtcaTCATTGGGATCATTAGGGTCTATTCAGGCCAGcattggggtcattagggtctcTTAGGGTCAttattggggtcattagggtctattagaGTCAttattggggtcattagggACATTAGGATCTATTCAGGCCAGcattggggtcattagggtctattagggtctattagggtctaTTAGAGTCTATTAGGGTCTACTGGGGTTGTAGGGATCGTCATTGGGGTCATTAGGATCATAGG includes these proteins:
- the LOC116652686 gene encoding retinoic acid receptor RXR-beta-like, producing PGKRLCAICGDRSSGKHYGVYSCEGCKGFFKRTIRKDLSYSCRDNRDCVVDKRQRNRCQYCRYQKCLASGMRREGKDQKMPFAAQKWTF